GACCCGTTTGCTGCTGTGGATGGGCGGGCACGGGTAATGGCTGGTGTTCAACCATTAATCCCCCCTGCAAAAGAGAGGACAGATCTCTTTGCAGGGGGGATAAAAATTATGGGCCATTGTGCAGCAAAAAGGTGCATATCATGGATAGACAAGTCATATAAGTTAGTAACGATGGACAAAGCCTAATGAGCTGGTTGAGTGATCTCTAAGGGGAGTGATCAAGCGGTGAGTGTCAAACATTACAGAAAAGGAGTGAAAAAGCGCCGGGAAGAACGTTTGCGTTTGCTTAAAGCAAAACAGCGCCGTTTCCAAGTTTTGCCCCTGCGGGAAGAGCGGGATATCCCGCCCCAGTTTCCTCTCTCCTCTTCCCGGACCAACAGCGCCTCTTCCGCCCCGATGTTTAAACTCATCTGTGCCATGCTCTTGTTTACGGCGGTGCTGATGATTATGAACACGGACCATCCCCAGCTGGCCGATGCCAAAACGTTGATCAGGGATGTGATGACCCTTGATTTTAATGTTGAAGGCGTATGGGCTTGGTATGAGGCGTTCACTGGGCAAGCCCCGGGTTTTCTTCCCCGGTTAATTGCCAGAGATGACAGCTCCCTTCCGCCGTCGTCCGATTATGTTGTGCCTGTATCAGGGGCCCGGATTGTGGCCGGCTTTAATCAAGACCAACAGGGGATTGTGTTGGAAACGGGAACTACGCTGGACGTGGAAGTGGTCAAAGAAGGTTGGGTCACCTACGTAGGCGAGAAAGAAGGGCTGGGCA
The sequence above is a segment of the Caldalkalibacillus thermarum genome. Coding sequences within it:
- a CDS encoding M23 family metallopeptidase — translated: MSVKHYRKGVKKRREERLRLLKAKQRRFQVLPLREERDIPPQFPLSSSRTNSASSAPMFKLICAMLLFTAVLMIMNTDHPQLADAKTLIRDVMTLDFNVEGVWAWYEAFTGQAPGFLPRLIARDDSSLPPSSDYVVPVSGARIVAGFNQDQQGIVLETGTTLDVEVVKEGWVTYVGEKEGLGKVVIIDHGQGEESWYGQLQDIHVHLYDWVNQGEVIGTTSVQDGREAGVLYFALRKNSEFINPLDVIPFE